In the Paludisphaera rhizosphaerae genome, one interval contains:
- a CDS encoding GTPase family protein, with protein sequence MRETLARWRTNLGLLLQEWRTGVLLLLFFGPFLAYIGFGTIWLYEQGWIIPAVLAWIIAGGLFAFLAARWTTSTRTVLPPLDWDSPRTFAPMDREAWKIVEDEAHEAEALAMEALIDGDRYIATGRALMERLAVHYHPDSKHPLDEVPVVELLSALELAAEDLAKLTRQIPGGDMITLSHWRRAMQLSNYISKANDLYALVSPFLNPLSGLTRIGTRELVVKPAWKNMQQNVLRWFFQAYVNRLGVHLIELFSGRLAIGVDEYRRLTRRRPMSSIKADLDEPLSIAVVGSRESGKTRLIEAAREVFQGDDRPVRARMEGMGLDPGLVDRLKHVKYVEAVGYTSNGDADRESRGDRSSRDAAVAATVDADMLVLVIDGRKGLQAADVAFAKAWDAYFLQHPDREPPPTLVVVTGVDREEFGQVWQPPYDWSVGQGMRETAVRSLFDTLRAALPPTFTQFAAAGLPEGTPFGMIEHVLPALAEQLHRAERAALLRRLHAAANRSKFGRVASQLGQQGKNVWAHLKNRRGKSAKPS encoded by the coding sequence GTGCGAGAAACCCTGGCCCGCTGGCGGACGAATCTGGGACTGCTCCTCCAGGAGTGGCGGACGGGGGTCCTCTTGCTCCTGTTTTTCGGCCCGTTCCTGGCCTACATCGGGTTCGGGACGATCTGGCTGTATGAGCAGGGCTGGATCATTCCAGCAGTGCTGGCCTGGATCATTGCCGGCGGCCTGTTCGCGTTCCTGGCGGCGCGCTGGACGACCAGCACCCGGACCGTCCTGCCGCCGCTCGATTGGGACTCGCCCCGCACCTTCGCTCCGATGGATCGCGAGGCCTGGAAGATTGTCGAGGACGAGGCCCACGAGGCCGAAGCCCTGGCGATGGAAGCCCTCATCGACGGCGACCGCTACATCGCCACCGGCCGCGCGCTGATGGAACGGCTCGCCGTTCACTATCACCCGGACTCGAAGCATCCACTCGACGAGGTGCCCGTCGTCGAGCTTCTCAGCGCGTTGGAACTGGCCGCGGAAGACCTCGCGAAGCTGACCCGCCAGATCCCCGGCGGCGACATGATCACGCTGTCGCACTGGCGGAGGGCGATGCAGCTTTCCAATTACATCTCCAAGGCCAACGACCTTTATGCGTTGGTCTCGCCGTTCCTCAACCCGCTCAGCGGCCTGACGCGGATCGGGACCCGCGAACTCGTGGTCAAGCCGGCATGGAAGAACATGCAGCAGAACGTCCTGCGCTGGTTCTTCCAGGCCTACGTCAACCGACTGGGCGTCCACCTGATCGAGCTGTTCAGCGGCCGGCTGGCGATCGGGGTCGACGAATACCGCCGATTGACTCGCCGACGGCCGATGTCCTCGATCAAGGCCGACCTCGACGAGCCCCTCTCCATCGCCGTGGTGGGCTCGCGGGAGTCGGGCAAGACGCGACTGATCGAGGCGGCTCGCGAGGTCTTCCAGGGGGATGACCGTCCTGTCCGCGCCCGGATGGAGGGCATGGGCCTGGACCCGGGCCTCGTCGACCGTCTGAAGCATGTGAAGTACGTCGAGGCCGTCGGCTACACGTCCAATGGGGACGCGGATCGCGAGTCTCGTGGCGATCGTTCCTCGCGTGACGCGGCCGTGGCGGCGACGGTCGACGCCGACATGCTCGTGCTGGTGATCGACGGCCGAAAGGGGCTGCAGGCGGCCGATGTCGCCTTCGCCAAAGCGTGGGATGCATATTTCCTTCAGCATCCCGACCGCGAGCCCCCCCCCACCCTGGTCGTGGTGACGGGCGTCGACCGCGAGGAGTTCGGACAGGTCTGGCAGCCTCCCTACGATTGGTCCGTCGGCCAGGGCATGCGTGAGACGGCCGTCCGCAGCCTCTTTGACACGCTCCGCGCCGCCCTGCCGCCGACGTTCACCCAATTCGCCGCCGCCGGCCTTCCCGAGGGGACGCCCTTCGGGATGATCGAACACGTCCTCCCCGCCCTCGCCGAGCAGCTCCACCGCGCCGAGCGGGCCGCCCTGCTCCGCCGCCTCCACGCCGCGGCCAACCGGTCGAAGTTCGGCCGAGTCGCCAGTCAACTCGGCCAGCAGGGAAAGAACGTCTGGGCCCACCTCAAGAACCGGCGGGGGAAGTCGGCCAAGCCTTCGTGA
- a CDS encoding efflux RND transporter periplasmic adaptor subunit, with the protein MKTRTLAAGMILAISASAQGQTLPTSATIDAEPISLTPPERFQVVSTLEPIRRVTIVAPADGLVRSVDATVGSTVRETQQLAELDRAEAAARLKIAEAEQREKQAAASQAPSAAGKAQLDAADARVEMARLALDRLTLRAPFAGRIVATPVASGQYVLKGTVIAELADVTILKALAPVDRRAVKAGGETSVYIEDQEQSAKVQNIVPLPTDDDFKPVRELAAPFAAAWIQVPNTKGDLEPGLRVRSASLPVSPVAVVPRSAIKPPAAGVPDSTVQVIRAEHVVDVRIKPLGNLGPERIQVAGAFRGSDSVIVSTSVPLLPGTFVRFGGEGKVEGAPPDRNQPGMPASVAPTAGVPASRPASNSGRRPTPPAGNAAGATPF; encoded by the coding sequence ATGAAGACCCGAACGCTCGCCGCTGGGATGATCCTGGCGATCTCGGCCTCCGCCCAGGGCCAGACTCTCCCGACCTCGGCGACGATCGACGCGGAGCCGATCTCACTCACCCCGCCCGAACGCTTCCAGGTCGTCTCCACACTTGAGCCGATTCGACGGGTGACGATCGTTGCACCGGCTGATGGACTGGTCAGGAGCGTCGACGCGACGGTCGGCTCGACGGTCCGCGAAACCCAGCAGCTAGCCGAGCTGGACCGCGCCGAGGCCGCCGCCCGGCTGAAGATCGCCGAGGCCGAGCAGCGCGAGAAGCAGGCCGCCGCGAGCCAGGCGCCTTCCGCCGCCGGCAAGGCCCAACTCGACGCCGCCGACGCTCGCGTCGAGATGGCTCGGCTGGCCCTGGACCGCCTGACGCTGCGAGCCCCCTTCGCCGGACGGATCGTCGCCACACCCGTGGCCTCCGGCCAGTACGTCCTGAAGGGAACCGTGATCGCCGAGCTGGCCGACGTGACCATCCTGAAAGCCCTCGCGCCGGTGGACCGTCGGGCGGTGAAGGCGGGGGGCGAGACGTCCGTCTACATCGAGGATCAGGAGCAGTCCGCCAAGGTTCAGAACATCGTCCCCTTGCCGACGGACGACGACTTCAAGCCCGTCCGTGAGCTGGCGGCACCCTTCGCCGCGGCCTGGATCCAGGTCCCCAACACCAAGGGGGATCTTGAGCCGGGCCTGCGAGTCCGGAGCGCCAGCCTCCCCGTGTCGCCGGTGGCCGTCGTGCCGCGGTCGGCCATCAAGCCCCCGGCCGCCGGAGTGCCCGACTCCACGGTCCAGGTCATCCGCGCCGAGCATGTCGTCGACGTCCGCATCAAGCCCCTGGGCAACCTCGGCCCCGAGCGCATTCAGGTCGCCGGCGCATTCCGAGGGAGCGATTCGGTGATCGTCTCAACGTCCGTGCCGCTCCTGCCCGGCACGTTCGTCCGCTTCGGCGGCGAAGGGAAGGTCGAAGGGGCTCCTCCCGACCGCAACCAGCCGGGAATGCCGGCCTCGGTCGCTCCCACCGCGGGCGTTCCAGCCTCCCGCCCCGCGAGCAACTCGGGACGACGTCCGACGCCGCCAGCCGGGAACGCGGCGGGAGCCACGCCCTTCTGA
- the pheT gene encoding phenylalanine--tRNA ligase subunit beta: protein MIVSWNQLLDYVRLDMPVEALTERLALTGLNHESTEDVGGDLAIDLEVTSNRSDCLGQIGVAREISVLFDRPLSVPAAAPRTSGDPVEKFAAVAVEEPGLCPRFTTRVMTGVKVGESPWWMKRRLETLGVRPVSNIVDVTNYVMFECGQPLHAYDLDKLEGRRLIVRKARAGEKLKAINGKDYALEPEMLVIADAARPVGLAGVMGGLETEIGPGTTSILIEAARFDAMSVRKTSRALGLFSPSSFRFERPLDPEVADWASRRTAELILELCPGSVLHPGVIDVAAPASPRKPIILRLAQIPRVLGIAIDPVEVRRILEALGLVVLDETAATIKAVPPSWRTDLEREIDLIEEVARIHGYEKIVENRPIPVTTAPRGRRERVEDAIRESLTAMRIDEAVTFSLVEDSLAVPVTMEGAEAQPLRVSHSSRKRENALRRSIIPSLLAVRRHNEAHGVADARVFEIADVYIPREEGGTPDQPPRLAIAAGLDFRGLKGVVETLLRSLLIAEPLSAEPASLPLFSEGRAATLALGDVRLGWIGEVDAAKLEAFELRNTCSACELDLGLLLEKARTVAQYKPLPSYPAVVRDLSLVLDRNVAWAELSAVVREAAGPTFRQADYLDTFRGGNLPNDKQSVHFALTFRDDDRTLTGEEVEKAVQDVVASCSRKLGASLRA, encoded by the coding sequence ATGATCGTCAGCTGGAACCAGCTTCTCGACTACGTGCGCCTCGACATGCCCGTGGAGGCCCTCACCGAACGCCTGGCCCTGACCGGCCTGAACCACGAGTCCACCGAGGACGTCGGCGGCGACCTGGCGATCGACCTGGAGGTCACCAGCAACCGCTCCGACTGCCTGGGCCAGATCGGCGTGGCCCGGGAAATCTCGGTCCTCTTCGATCGGCCCTTAAGCGTGCCGGCCGCTGCGCCGAGGACGTCGGGAGATCCGGTCGAGAAGTTCGCCGCCGTCGCCGTCGAGGAGCCAGGCCTCTGCCCGCGGTTCACAACACGGGTGATGACCGGCGTGAAGGTCGGCGAGAGCCCCTGGTGGATGAAGCGTCGGCTGGAGACGCTGGGCGTCCGGCCGGTCAGCAACATCGTCGACGTGACGAACTACGTCATGTTCGAATGCGGCCAGCCGCTGCACGCCTACGACCTCGACAAACTGGAAGGCCGCCGGCTCATCGTGCGCAAGGCTCGCGCGGGTGAGAAGCTCAAGGCGATCAACGGCAAGGATTACGCCCTGGAGCCGGAGATGCTCGTCATCGCCGACGCCGCCCGACCCGTCGGCCTGGCCGGCGTCATGGGGGGGCTGGAGACCGAGATCGGCCCGGGGACGACCAGCATCCTGATCGAGGCCGCCCGGTTCGACGCGATGTCGGTCCGCAAGACCTCGCGGGCTTTGGGCCTGTTCAGCCCGTCGAGCTTCCGGTTCGAGCGGCCTCTCGACCCCGAAGTCGCCGACTGGGCCAGCCGCCGCACGGCCGAGTTGATCCTGGAACTCTGCCCGGGGAGCGTCCTGCATCCGGGCGTCATCGACGTCGCCGCGCCGGCCTCGCCCCGCAAGCCGATCATTCTCCGGCTGGCGCAGATCCCCCGGGTGCTGGGGATCGCCATCGACCCCGTGGAAGTCCGGCGCATTCTGGAAGCCCTCGGTCTTGTGGTTCTGGATGAGACTGCGGCCACGATCAAGGCCGTTCCCCCGTCCTGGCGGACCGACCTGGAGCGGGAGATCGACCTGATCGAGGAGGTCGCCCGGATCCACGGCTACGAGAAGATCGTCGAGAACCGCCCGATCCCCGTCACGACGGCTCCGCGCGGGCGTCGCGAGCGGGTCGAGGACGCGATCCGCGAATCGCTGACGGCCATGCGGATCGACGAGGCCGTGACGTTCAGCCTGGTAGAAGACTCGCTGGCAGTCCCCGTCACGATGGAAGGCGCTGAAGCCCAGCCGCTACGGGTCTCGCACTCCAGCCGCAAGCGCGAGAACGCCCTGCGGCGGAGCATCATCCCCAGCCTGCTGGCCGTCCGCCGCCACAACGAGGCTCACGGCGTGGCCGACGCCCGCGTTTTCGAGATCGCCGACGTCTACATCCCCCGCGAGGAAGGCGGCACGCCCGACCAACCACCTCGGCTGGCGATCGCCGCCGGCCTGGACTTCCGCGGGCTGAAGGGAGTCGTCGAGACCTTGCTGCGAAGCCTGCTGATCGCCGAGCCCCTCTCGGCCGAGCCGGCCTCGCTGCCCTTGTTCTCCGAAGGCCGCGCCGCGACGCTCGCGCTGGGCGACGTCCGCCTGGGATGGATCGGCGAGGTCGACGCCGCCAAGCTGGAGGCGTTTGAGCTACGGAACACCTGCTCGGCCTGCGAGTTGGACCTTGGGCTCCTGCTGGAGAAGGCCCGGACGGTCGCCCAGTACAAACCCCTGCCGTCGTACCCGGCCGTCGTCCGCGACCTGTCGCTGGTCCTCGACCGGAACGTCGCCTGGGCCGAACTCTCGGCCGTGGTCCGCGAAGCAGCCGGCCCGACGTTCCGTCAGGCCGACTATCTGGACACCTTCCGAGGCGGCAATCTCCCCAACGACAAGCAGAGCGTCCACTTCGCCCTGACCTTCCGCGACGACGACCGCACGCTGACCGGCGAGGAAGTCGAGAAGGCCGTCCAGGACGTCGTTGCGTCCTGCTCGCGGAAGCTGGGGGCCTCGCTTCGAGCCTGA